GACGAGGGCCTTTTGCCCCAGCTAAGCGCCCTGTTCGTGGCGGCGGCGCAGGACAGGGTTTCGGGCAAGCCTGGCCACTTGTTTTCGGTGGCTGAGGTGTTCCATGACAGGCAAAGTCCTTTGATGGAGGCTGAGGCATTGGCACTCATGACGCTCAACGCAAGCACTTCCGCCGTCGACGACCTCGTGGTGCAGCGCCGCCTTGGCGAGCTTGCCGCCTCGATGCAGGGGGCTGGCGCGGCGGCGATGGGAACCTTCGCATCCGCTTTGCTGGGTAACGACCCCAAGTCGCTTGAGTCCGCTGGCAAGAGCCTCTCCGGAGAGCGGCAATTCGCGCAGGCTGCCCTCTGTTACGCCCGTGCGGCCAGCGGCTACGAAGAACGGACCCGGAGCGCGGCGAGCCGCCGCGCGTCGACCCTCATGGAGCGGTTGCACAGCGCCTTCGATAGCGACGTTGCTCCGCCGCTGGGATGGCTGCCCGGTACTGCAGGCCACTGACGTGCTGTACGGCACATCTCCAGGGACGTCGCACCGTGGGATAATTGAGTGTCCCTGAAGGATTTCCAAGGAGCGCCCCTTGACAGTCGTATCAACTCCCGCCTCACTGCAGCAGTCCGTGCCCGCCATGGACAACGCGGAGGTGTTGCGGATCCGGAACGACTTCCCCGTCCTGGACCAACTGGTCAACGGCAAGCCGCTGATCTATCTAGATTCCGGCGCGACCTCGCAGAACCCCTTGAGCGTGATCGAGGCCGAGCAGGAGTTCTACGAACAACGCAACGCCGCCGTGCACCGTGGCGCCCACCAACTCGCGGTGAGCGCGACTGAGGTCTTTGAGGACGCACGCCAGACTGTCGCGGACTTCATTGGCGCGCAGTACGAGGAAACCGTGTGGACCTCCAACGCCACAGAGGGTCTCAACCTCATCAGCTATGCACTGTCCAACGCCGCTTTGTGGGCTGCGCAGGGCCGTGGCAGCTCAGCGTTGAAGGAGCTGGCCATTGGTCCGGGCGACGAAATCGTGGTCACGGAGATGGAGCACCACGCCAACCTGATCCCATGGCAGGAGCTCGCTTTCCGGACCGGCGCCACGCTCAAGTACATTCCCATTACGGACGACGGCTCGCTCCGGCTCGATGCCGCGGCAGACATTGTGGGGGAGCGGACCCGCCTGCTGGCTTTCACCCATGCCTCCAACGTCCTGGGCACCATCAATCCGGTACCGGACCTTGTGGCCCTGGCCCGGCGCGTGGGTGCCTTGGTGGTCCTTGATGCCTGCCAGTCGGTGCCTCACATGCCCATTGACGTCAAGGACCTGGACGTGGACTTCGCGGTGTTCTCGGGCCACAAGATGCTGGCCCCCACTGGCGTCGGCGTCCTGTACGGCAAGCAGGAACTCCTGGACGTCCTGCCGCCGTTCCTTACAGGCGGCTCCATGATCACTACGGTCACTATGGAACGGGCCGAATACTTGCCGGCTCCGCAACGCTTCGAAGCCGGAACCCAGCGCATCTCCCAGGCGGTTGCTTTGGCCACCGCCATCAACTATCTGTCCGAAACGGGGATCGACCGCATCCATGCCTGGGAAACCACGCTTGGCCAGCGCCTGGTCAAGGGCCTTGAAGGCATCGACGGTATCCGCGTCGTGGGTCCTGCCTCCGGCGCGGAACGGATCGGACTGGCCGCCTTCGACGTCGCCGGTGTCCACGCCCACGACGTCGGGCAGTTCCTTGACGATCGCGGCATCGCCGTTCGTGTTGGCCACCATTGCGCCCAGCCGCTGCACCGCCGTTTGGGGCTGACCGCTACTACGCGCGCAAGTACGTACCTTTACAACACCACGGATGACGTCGATGCATTCCTTGACGCCGTGTCTGGCGTTCGGGCCTATTTCCAGGCCTGACCCCTGCTGCTGCTACACCGCAGCGGCTCCCACAAACTTCCACGAACGGTAACCAGCACCATGAGTCTTGACCAGCTGTACCAGCAGATCATCCTGGACCACTCCAAGCAGCGCCACGGCAGCGGGCTCGCGGACACGGAAGCACCCACGGGCACGTCAACCGGACAATCGCACCAGCTCAACCCGGTCTGCGGGGACGAGGTCACCCTTCGCCTGGCAGTTGCCGATGGAACGGTCAAGCAGATCAGCTGGGATGGCGCAGGCTGTTCCATCTCCATGGCCTCGGCCTCCGTGCTGACTGACCTGGGCGAGGGAATGTCGGTTGAAGAACTTCACGCGGTGATCGACAACTTCCGTGAGGTGCTCCGCTCGCGTGGAAAGGTGCAGGCAGATCCGGAGATTCTGGGGGACGCCGCGGCATTCGAAGGCGTGGCGCGCTACGCCGCCCGGGTCAAATGCGCCATGATTTCGTGGGTCGCCGCCGAGGACGCGCTGAACCAGGCAACGGCTTAGCCTTCTCAGAGCAGCCCCGCGCTAGGCGCGGTCAAAGACGTCAGGTACGCCGTCGCCGTCGTCGTCCCTTTGCTCTTCTGCCTGAACCAGGCGGTACCGCCGGTTCCGGGCCCGGAGCACGACGGCGGCCAGCAGCGCCGCGATCAGGGAACCTGCGAGGATAGCCACCTTGGCGTGGTCGTTGTGCGCAGATCCGGTGCCGAAGCTTAGCTCGCCGATCAACAGCGAGACGGTGAATCCGATCCCGGCCAGCAGCGCCAGTCCAAAGAGATCGATCCACGCAATGCTGGAATCCAGGCTTGCACGGGTGGTTTTGGTGACCAGGAACGTGGTGCCAAAGACGCCCACGGCCTTGCCCAGCACAAAAGCCGCGACAATTCCCACGGCAACCGGATCGCTGAGCGCGGCCCCCATACCCGCCACGCCGCCCAGCGCCACTCCGGCGGAGAAGAAGGCGAAGACGGGCACCGCGAACCCGGCGGAGAAGGGACGCAAGCGGTGTTCGAAGTGCTCGGCCAGGCCCTCGGCCGGTTCGCCCTTCTTGCCGCTGGCGAACACTGGGACGGCGAAGCCCAGGAGGACTCCCGCAACGGTGGCGTGGATTCCCGAGGCATGGATGAAACCCCAGGTGGCAAGGGCCAACGGGAGCAGAAGATACCAGTTACGGATTCGCTTCTGGACCAGGAAGGTGAAGAGCGCCAGCGGAACCAAGGCGGCCAGGAGCATAAGGGGCTGGATTCCGGAGGAGTAGAAGAAAGCAATGATGCCGATGGCGATGAGGTCATCCACCACGGCGAGAGTCAGCAGGAAAGTCCGGAGTGCCGCCGGAAGGTGCGTGTTGATCACGGCGAGTACTGCCAAGGCAAAGGCGATGTCCGTTGCCGTGGGGATGGCCCAACCCTTGAGTGTCTCCGAGGCGGAGCCGAGGTTGAAAAGGACGTAGATCAGGGCGGGGATAACAACTCCACCAACGGCTGCAGCTACGGGGACGACGGCGCGCGCAGGTTTACGAAGTTCTCCGGCGACGAATTCGCGCTTGAGTTCAAGGCCTGCGAGGAAGAAGAACACAGCCAGCAGGCCGTCGGAGGCCCAATGGCCAAGGCTTAGCTGCAGATGCCAAGGCTCGTAGCCGATCTTGACGTCGCGCAGGGCGAAGTAAGCATCGGCGGCGGGGGAGTTGGCCCAGATCAGTGCGATGACCGTGGCGGCCAGAAGGAGGGCGCCGCCCACGGTCTCTGTGCGGAGGATCGAGAGGATGCGGCGATACTCGGGGTAGCTGGAGCGGCTGAAAACAGTGGTGGTCATGGGTTGTTTGGCCACGGAAGCTCCTGTGGGTCGAGTGGTCGAAAGACGGACATCGCAAAGACACCGCCGACCAGACTTCCCGGCACACCAAAGCCCATTCTACCCAAGTGAGTCGCAGCAGTGCGCGTTATGAGCTCTCAAAACGCGCACTGCTGCGACTCAGTTGGGAGAAACCTAGGAAACGAGGCCTGCAATTCCGATCGCCGCCGTCGCGAGTCCCAGCACCATGGAAATGGAGACCAGGACGACGTGCACCGTGAGGAACCTGGTGGCCTTGCCAGCGGCGTCGCGGGCCCGGGGGTCCTTCATGACGCGCTTGAGGAACTGCGGCCACACAACCAGGGACCAGACGCCGGCAACGATCAGGACCCAGCCCAGGATGGCAGGGAGCTGCACGCTAGTGGCTTTCGAGCCAGGCCTGCGCCTGCTGCGACTGGATGTTCAGGGCCTTGCCAACCATCGGCTCTGCAGCATCGGCGATCTTGCCGCCAAGGAATGGAACCGACGAGGAAACATTGCCCTCAAGTTCGATCCGGGTGTTCCCGCCTTCGGCTACGAGGCGCTGGACTGCAGTGACATCAAGCGGAGCGCCGGAGACCTTAAGGGCAATCTTGCTGGCGCGGGAGCCGTCGGCTGCCGGTGCCTCCCACTGCTCGGTCTGCGTGACGGTCAGGCTCTCGCCGACGAACTTGCGGGCGATATCCGGCAAACGGGTGGTGGGCAGCGTACGAACCGTGGTGGTGCTGAAAGCGCCGGCAGTGTCGCCGTCGATCGTGAACGATTCCAGGGAGCCGCCCACCAGTTCGCTCGTGTGACGCAGGAAGTCTTCGTCGACAAATACGGCCGCAACGCGGTCAACGCTGTGCGGCAGGGTGGTGGATGCACTCAGGGCCATGGGTCCTCCGTGGATATGTTGGTGGTGAAGCTCTTTTAGCTCCCAACATCCTACGGGGTGTCCGTGGCCACGCCAGAACCCTTCTTCTGTTCCTGCTCCTGAAGGGTCATTGCCGCCGCGGAAATGTTCCGCGCCATCGACGGGAAAATAATCCCATGGAACGGGTAGACACCCAGCCAGTAAAGCCTGCCCGCCAAGCCGCGTGGAAAGAAAATGGCGCGCTGCTTGTAAAGGCTCCCGCCGCCGTCGGGCTCCACTGACAACTCAAGCCAGGCGCGCCCGGGAGCCCGCATCTCGGCCCGCAGCCGCAGCAAATGCCCGCGGTCTATGGCTTCCACCCGCCACCAGTCCACCACTTCGCCGCTGGCCAGCTTCTTTGGATGCCTGCGCCCCCTCAACAGGCCCGCGCCGCCGGTGAGCTTGTCCAGCCAACCACGGACCCGCCACGCCAGCGGAAGCGAATACCAGCCGTTCTTGCCCCCAATGCCCTCAATGACCGTCCAGACATGCTCAGGCATCGCGTCGCTATGGAAGGTCCGCTCGTCCAGGAATACCTTGTAACCCGCCCAGTCGGGATCGCTGGGGAGAGGATCGGCGTCGACGCCTGCGTTTGCCCACGTGGTCTCCACCTGGCCGTCCCTCTCCTTGCCCAGCGCCAAGGCGACGGCACGACGGTACGGCGTCAGGCCGCCGTCGGGCTGTGGAATGTAATCGTCGACGTCGTGCTCCCGCGACACTGCGTCGTGCTGCAGTGACTGCACCAGCGGCAAGGACATGGACAGCGGAATAGGCGTGACCAGCGCGACCCACAGGCCCGCGAGCTTGGGTGCCGGAACCGGAAGGGCGATCACCAAACGGCGGGGCAGCCCCCGCTCCACGGCGTACTCGTTCATCATGTCCTTGTACTTCAGGACGTCACGTGAACCGATGTCGAAAGTCCGGTTCAGGCGATCCGGCAGCGTCGCAGCAGCCACCAGGTAGTGCAGCACGTCCCGGACAGCGATGGCTTCGATGCGGTTATTAACCCAGCTGGGTGCCGGCATGACGGGCAGGGTATCGGCCAAATGACGGATCATCTCGAACGACGCCGAACCCGAACCGATCACCACGCCGGCCTGGAACACGATGGAGTCCACCGGCGATTCGAGGAAGACCCGTCCCACCGTCTCGCGGGAACGCATGTGCGTGGAGAGCTCCGTGTTCTCCGGGTGCAGGCCGCCGAGGTAGACGATCCTGTTGACGTTGGCACGCGTGGCTGCATCTGCCACGAGCCGCGCCATGGATTCTTCCTTGGCCTCGAAACCACTGCCGGAAGCCATGGAATGGACCAGGTAATACAGCACATCCACGTCCCTGAGCGCCTGTTCCAGGCTTCCAGCGTCAGAAAGGGAGTCCTTAATGATCTCGACGTCGCGGTGCCAGGGAACGTCGGCGATCTTCTGCGGCGAGCGGACCACCACCTTCACCCGGTGGCCAGCCTCAAGTAGCCGGGGGACCAAGCGGCCTCCAATGTAACCGGTGGCGCCCGTGACGAGGACGGTCTTGGAAGGCTGGCCTGGGGATGACTGCAAAGGAACTCCTGCGGCTGGAGGGAGGGGTAGGCTGGAATGACCCGGCATTCGTTCGAATTTCCGGGCATTTGTGTTGCCTGCCCTTGGACCCACCCTAGGAGTTTCAGCCATGAGCCTCAACGGTCTGCGCCGTGCACTGGCGGAGGACAAGACTTTTGCGCGCGTCCGAACTGAGGCTCAGCGGCCCTTTTCGGCCCGGAGTACGGACTACCAGATCAGTGCCCCTACAGGGATGCGGGCTGTGTTGCTGGCAGAAATGGCCGATGCCCTGGCCACACAAAGTTCAGAGGCCGGCAGTTCCCCTGTTGTCCTCGCGGTCACCGCCACCGGGCGTGAGGCCGAGGACCTGACGGCGGCCCTCGCCTCGTACCTGCCCGCGGAGTCTGTGGCCACCTTCCCCAGTTGGGAAACCCTCCCGCATGAGCGGCTCTCGCCGCGCTCGGACACCGTGGGACGGCGGCTCTCCGTCCTGCGCCGCCTGACCCACCCTGAAACCTCGACGGCGGCACCGTTGCGTGTGGTGGTTGCCCCGGTTCGCGCCGTGGTCCAGCCCATTGTTGCCGGCTTGGGGGACCTGGTTCCCGTCACGCTGCAGGTAGGACAGGAACGCTCCTTCACAGATGTAGTCCGGGCACTCTCCGACGCCGCCTATGCACGGGTTGACATGGTGACGCACCGCGGCGAATTCGCAGTCCGCGGCGGCATCCTGGACGTTTTCCCACCCACCGAGGACCACCCCATCCGTGTGGAGTTCTTCGGCGATGAAGTTGACCAGATGCGCTGGTTCGCCGTGGCCGACCAGCGCTCGCTGTCCGCGCCCGGGATCCACCACCCCACGGAACTGCACGCGCCGCCTTGCCGCGAAATCCTGATCACGCCCTCCGTCATGTCGCGTGCTGCCAAACTCAAAGCCGATATGCCGGCTGCGGCAGACATGCTGGAGAAGATCGCCGGGGGCATCGCCGTTGAAGGCATGGAGTCCTTGGCCCCGGTGCTGGTGGATGCCATGGTGCCGTTCGTGGACCAGCTTCCGGCCGGCTCCCTGGGCGTGGTCATCGAACCGGAAAAGGTGCGCACCCGCGCCCACGACCTCGCTGCTACCAACGAAGAGTTTCTGGAAGCTGCTTGGTCCACCGCGTCCGACGGCGGTTCCGCGCCCCTTGACCTGTCCTCCCAGGCATCCACTGACTTGCACGCCGCGAGTTTCCGTTCGCTGACCGACACCCGATCTGCCGCCCTGGAACACGGCGTGTCCTGGTGGTCCATCACCTCGCTCGCAACGGACGAGGACCTGGTGCTGGACATCGACGTCCTGAACCTGCATGCCCGCGAACCGCGCGGTTACCAGGGCGAGGTCGCCGAAATGCTGGAGTTCATTGGCTCACGCGTCCGCGAGCAGTGGCGTTTGGT
This window of the Arthrobacter sp. StoSoilB5 genome carries:
- a CDS encoding cysteine desulfurase, translated to MTVVSTPASLQQSVPAMDNAEVLRIRNDFPVLDQLVNGKPLIYLDSGATSQNPLSVIEAEQEFYEQRNAAVHRGAHQLAVSATEVFEDARQTVADFIGAQYEETVWTSNATEGLNLISYALSNAALWAAQGRGSSALKELAIGPGDEIVVTEMEHHANLIPWQELAFRTGATLKYIPITDDGSLRLDAAADIVGERTRLLAFTHASNVLGTINPVPDLVALARRVGALVVLDACQSVPHMPIDVKDLDVDFAVFSGHKMLAPTGVGVLYGKQELLDVLPPFLTGGSMITTVTMERAEYLPAPQRFEAGTQRISQAVALATAINYLSETGIDRIHAWETTLGQRLVKGLEGIDGIRVVGPASGAERIGLAAFDVAGVHAHDVGQFLDDRGIAVRVGHHCAQPLHRRLGLTATTRASTYLYNTTDDVDAFLDAVSGVRAYFQA
- the sufU gene encoding Fe-S cluster assembly sulfur transfer protein SufU, with translation MSLDQLYQQIILDHSKQRHGSGLADTEAPTGTSTGQSHQLNPVCGDEVTLRLAVADGTVKQISWDGAGCSISMASASVLTDLGEGMSVEELHAVIDNFREVLRSRGKVQADPEILGDAAAFEGVARYAARVKCAMISWVAAEDALNQATA
- the nhaA gene encoding Na+/H+ antiporter NhaA, which translates into the protein MTTTVFSRSSYPEYRRILSILRTETVGGALLLAATVIALIWANSPAADAYFALRDVKIGYEPWHLQLSLGHWASDGLLAVFFFLAGLELKREFVAGELRKPARAVVPVAAAVGGVVIPALIYVLFNLGSASETLKGWAIPTATDIAFALAVLAVINTHLPAALRTFLLTLAVVDDLIAIGIIAFFYSSGIQPLMLLAALVPLALFTFLVQKRIRNWYLLLPLALATWGFIHASGIHATVAGVLLGFAVPVFASGKKGEPAEGLAEHFEHRLRPFSAGFAVPVFAFFSAGVALGGVAGMGAALSDPVAVGIVAAFVLGKAVGVFGTTFLVTKTTRASLDSSIAWIDLFGLALLAGIGFTVSLLIGELSFGTGSAHNDHAKVAILAGSLIAALLAAVVLRARNRRYRLVQAEEQRDDDGDGVPDVFDRA
- a CDS encoding DUF2505 domain-containing protein, whose product is MALSASTTLPHSVDRVAAVFVDEDFLRHTSELVGGSLESFTIDGDTAGAFSTTTVRTLPTTRLPDIARKFVGESLTVTQTEQWEAPAADGSRASKIALKVSGAPLDVTAVQRLVAEGGNTRIELEGNVSSSVPFLGGKIADAAEPMVGKALNIQSQQAQAWLESH
- a CDS encoding SDR family oxidoreductase, producing the protein MQSSPGQPSKTVLVTGATGYIGGRLVPRLLEAGHRVKVVVRSPQKIADVPWHRDVEIIKDSLSDAGSLEQALRDVDVLYYLVHSMASGSGFEAKEESMARLVADAATRANVNRIVYLGGLHPENTELSTHMRSRETVGRVFLESPVDSIVFQAGVVIGSGSASFEMIRHLADTLPVMPAPSWVNNRIEAIAVRDVLHYLVAAATLPDRLNRTFDIGSRDVLKYKDMMNEYAVERGLPRRLVIALPVPAPKLAGLWVALVTPIPLSMSLPLVQSLQHDAVSREHDVDDYIPQPDGGLTPYRRAVALALGKERDGQVETTWANAGVDADPLPSDPDWAGYKVFLDERTFHSDAMPEHVWTVIEGIGGKNGWYSLPLAWRVRGWLDKLTGGAGLLRGRRHPKKLASGEVVDWWRVEAIDRGHLLRLRAEMRAPGRAWLELSVEPDGGGSLYKQRAIFFPRGLAGRLYWLGVYPFHGIIFPSMARNISAAAMTLQEQEQKKGSGVATDTP